The Streptomyces sp. NBC_00162 genome window below encodes:
- a CDS encoding ferritin-like domain-containing protein, whose product MFSLKPGSNREVAEIIRGVVMQEMLHMTLVANILTALGGKPRIGRPGFVPTYPNHLPAGVLPDLVVSLRRCSIQQIRDVFMGIEKPERPLTKARTRYPEPVVPERIELNELGEVTSYHYESPQNNTVKMAQAISAEDLDTHLFSPLRTFFQEAEFEEFTIGWLYTQVARKISEMGDGIFTGRDRPQVLNWPGESPGNLHRVYDVATAHSAIYEIIHQGEGTIGNPEYQGQPSHYYRFQQVVRGRRLIQKDGAWVFEGEEIPFDPDGVYPVMDDPDTSAIPQDSPGRLASELSDRTYGDLLGALDRVFNGHPEHLQEAVSLMYSVEVRAKELFQHPSAPGADTVLGPSFQV is encoded by the coding sequence CTGTTCTCCCTCAAGCCCGGCAGTAACCGCGAGGTGGCCGAGATCATCCGGGGCGTGGTGATGCAGGAGATGCTGCACATGACCCTGGTAGCCAACATCCTGACCGCGTTGGGCGGGAAGCCCCGGATCGGTCGGCCGGGATTCGTGCCGACCTACCCGAACCACTTGCCCGCCGGCGTACTCCCCGACCTCGTCGTCTCGCTGCGCCGGTGTTCGATCCAGCAGATCCGCGACGTGTTCATGGGGATCGAGAAGCCCGAGCGACCTCTCACCAAGGCGAGGACGCGCTATCCAGAGCCAGTCGTCCCCGAGCGGATCGAGCTCAACGAGCTGGGCGAGGTAACGTCCTACCACTACGAGTCGCCCCAGAACAACACTGTCAAGATGGCTCAGGCCATTTCGGCGGAGGATCTGGACACCCATTTGTTCTCCCCACTGAGGACCTTCTTCCAGGAGGCGGAGTTCGAGGAGTTCACCATCGGGTGGCTCTACACACAGGTGGCCAGAAAGATCAGCGAGATGGGGGACGGCATCTTCACAGGAAGGGACAGGCCCCAGGTGCTGAACTGGCCCGGCGAGTCGCCGGGGAACCTCCACAGGGTGTACGACGTTGCCACCGCCCACTCCGCGATCTACGAGATCATCCATCAGGGCGAAGGCACCATCGGCAACCCCGAGTATCAGGGGCAGCCCTCCCACTACTACCGGTTCCAGCAGGTCGTCAGAGGCAGACGCCTGATCCAGAAGGATGGCGCATGGGTGTTCGAGGGCGAGGAGATCCCCTTCGACCCGGACGGCGTGTACCCGGTGATGGACGACCCCGATACGTCCGCGATTCCGCAGGACTCCCCTGGCCGGCTCGCGTCCGAGCTGAGCGACCGGACGTACGGTGATCTCCTCGGGGCCCTGGACCGGGTCTTCAACGGGCACCCTGAGCACCTACAGGAGGCAGTCTCGCTGATGTACTCCGTCGAGGTCCGCGCCAAGGAGCTGTTCCAGCACCCGTCCGCTCCCGGCGCCGATACCGTCCTGGGGCCGAGCTTCCAGGTCTGA